One window of Candidatus Regiella endosymbiont of Tuberolachnus salignus genomic DNA carries:
- a CDS encoding KilA-N domain-containing protein — translation MQKYNSTRIELTDVIRGGSEQETFAYKELIYAYAMWISAAFNLKVIRTFDKAVIGNVQPLIDQV, via the coding sequence TTGCAAAAATACAACTCGACCAGAATTGAACTCACCGATGTTATCCGTGGTGGCTCTGAACAGGAAACTTTTGCCTATAAAGAACTGATTTACGCCTATGCGATGTGGATCAGTGCTGCTTTCAACCTCAAGGTTATCCGCACGTTTGATAAGGCAGTCATCGGGAACGTTCAGCCTCTCATCGATCAGGTTTAG
- the istA gene encoding IS21 family transposase, which yields MLRREDHYMIKQRHQQGAFIVDIAHQIGCSEKTVRRHISYPAPPTAKRGKKQVAKLEPFKDYIDSRLSEQVWNAAVIFEEIREKGYRGGSAMLRRYIHPKRPLRASKNTVRFETLPGYQLQHDWGEIIVEVAGSACTVNFAVNTLGFSRRFHVFAAPKQDAEHTYESLVRSFNYFGGSVKNVLVDNQKAAVIKHGQNGHIEFNAGFLQLANHYGFSPRACKPYRPQTKGKTERMVGYVKHNFFTRYRQFESFAHVNQLLAMWLAKVADQRHLRQFKQTPENRFAEEKIALMPLPATDFDTSYFDLRQVAWDSYIDVRGNRYSVPSFWCGRAVNIRIGLDNTLRIYGDEQLLATHLLQEVTQGWQKVPEHHQALWQQVNRVASRSLSVYEELL from the coding sequence ATGCTAAGAAGAGAGGACCACTACATGATAAAACAACGCCATCAACAGGGGGCATTTATTGTTGATATTGCCCATCAGATAGGGTGTTCAGAAAAAACGGTGAGACGGCACATTAGCTATCCTGCGCCGCCAACAGCAAAACGCGGTAAAAAACAGGTTGCTAAACTCGAGCCCTTTAAAGACTACATCGATTCAAGGTTGAGTGAACAGGTTTGGAATGCGGCGGTTATTTTTGAGGAAATCCGTGAAAAAGGCTACCGGGGTGGGAGTGCGATGCTCCGACGTTATATACATCCCAAACGTCCGCTCAGGGCCTCGAAAAACACGGTACGCTTTGAAACCCTCCCCGGTTATCAACTTCAACACGATTGGGGAGAAATCATCGTTGAGGTGGCAGGCTCTGCCTGTACGGTTAATTTTGCCGTTAATACGCTCGGTTTTTCGCGTCGCTTTCATGTCTTTGCTGCCCCTAAGCAAGATGCTGAGCACACGTATGAATCGCTGGTTCGCAGCTTCAATTACTTCGGTGGCAGCGTAAAAAATGTCTTGGTAGATAACCAAAAAGCCGCTGTTATCAAACATGGACAAAATGGCCACATCGAGTTCAATGCGGGCTTCCTGCAACTGGCTAATCACTATGGGTTTAGCCCTCGCGCCTGTAAGCCTTATCGACCGCAAACGAAAGGCAAAACCGAACGGATGGTGGGCTATGTTAAACACAATTTTTTCACTCGCTACCGTCAGTTTGAGAGTTTCGCTCATGTTAATCAACTGCTAGCGATGTGGCTGGCGAAAGTGGCAGACCAGCGTCATCTTCGTCAATTCAAGCAGACACCGGAAAATCGTTTTGCTGAGGAAAAAATAGCCTTGATGCCACTCCCTGCGACTGATTTCGATACCAGCTACTTCGACCTACGACAAGTGGCATGGGACAGCTATATCGATGTCAGAGGTAATCGCTATAGCGTGCCTTCATTCTGGTGTGGTCGTGCGGTTAATATTCGTATCGGTTTAGATAATACGCTACGTATTTACGGCGATGAGCAACTGCTCGCGACGCATCTCTTGCAGGAGGTAACGCAGGGCTGGCAAAAGGTGCCAGAACATCATCAAGCCCTTTGGCAACAGGTCAATCGAGTAGCGTCTCGTTCGCTCAGTGTGTATGAGGAGCTACTCTGA